The Francisella salimarina nucleotide sequence CTCTGTTAGATGAATTAGCACCAATGTTAGAACAAGCCTCAAAAAGTTATCAGTTATGTAAAGAAAGAATTGCTGCAGCTCAGAAGTTTATAGATGAATTTGAAGGTAATGACTAGAAAACCATACCTGGCATTTGCCATATTCCAGCTGTTCTAAGAGTATCTTTGATTATTAGTATTTTTTCTTGTTGCTGTGCTGGTTTATCAATATCATAATTTGTTCTAGCAGTTATATTAGACATTTTGATAGGTAATTTAGCATTGTAAATTTCTTGCTCAAAAATAGAGTTTGCTCTACGAATGTGAGAGTCAGAGCTTATTAGTAGAATATTTTTAACAGGTCTATTTATTTTTTTGATTATATTTATCGTATTAATGGCATTGGTGACAGTGCTAGTTGATTGATCCTCTTGTATTATGCTTTGTGCAGAAACACCATGCTTAATTAACCATTGTTTCATTTGATATGATTCTGTTACACCTTCGTGAGCAACTCCACCTGATACTATGATTATCGCATTAGGGTATTTTTTATATGCTGATAGAGTTATTTTTAGTCTATCAACTAATATATTGCTCATGGTGCCGTCATCATTTAATGAATATCCTAATGTAACTATTGCTAAAGAATTTTGATCAATGTCTTTTAACTGATCTGATTTTGAGTTTATGCCTAATTTGAAGTTAGTTTTAGCAGTTTGTATTGCTTGTATAAAGTGAGGCATTTTTGACCATTTAGATTCTTTAAGAATAGTAATATTTTGATCAAAATTATTAGGGTTCCAAATTAAAGAATATGCGGTTAAGAATATCTGTAATATCGGGTTATTATAAGATTTTATAGTGCCAAGAGAGCTTAATGTTTTTCTGGCATCATTTACTGAATTATTAGATATTTCTAAAGATGCTAATGCAAGGGTAAGCTGTGTATTGATATAACTATTGGGCTTAGATTCTTTAAGAGCACTTTTTAAAGAGTTAATTGAGCCTTGTAGGTCGCCTCTTTGAGTAATAGAGCCATCATTTTTATCATCAGTCGAAACACTCAAATCATACTGAATATTTGCTATTGCAGTTTGTTGGTTATTCAGGATATTAAGATTGAAGTTATTTGATCGATCTGCAAATGATAAGATAGGTGAAATTATAATTATTAAGCTTAGGATAATTTTTTTTGAGACTTTCATATTTAGGTTTTGTTAAAAAATATTACAAGATAATATAAAAAAATTACCATAAATTAAATCTCTTTATAAGATTTAAAAAATCATTCCTGGCATTTCCCATATTCCAGCGGCTCTAAGAGTATCTTTGATAATCATTACTTTTTCATAATCTGTAAGAGGGTACATTATATTGTATCCTTTAGTCTCTGAGGCTAAATTATGAATCTTTATATCCAGCATATTGTTGTCAAATGCTTCCTGTTTAAATATAGCACTAGCTCTTCTAATATTCGCTGTTGAATCAACTAAAATAATATCAGTAGGTTTAGGGTTCATAT carries:
- a CDS encoding YdcF family protein, giving the protein MKVSKKIILSLIIIISPILSFADRSNNFNLNILNNQQTAIANIQYDLSVSTDDKNDGSITQRGDLQGSINSLKSALKESKPNSYINTQLTLALASLEISNNSVNDARKTLSSLGTIKSYNNPILQIFLTAYSLIWNPNNFDQNITILKESKWSKMPHFIQAIQTAKTNFKLGINSKSDQLKDIDQNSLAIVTLGYSLNDDGTMSNILVDRLKITLSAYKKYPNAIIIVSGGVAHEGVTESYQMKQWLIKHGVSAQSIIQEDQSTSTVTNAINTINIIKKINRPVKNILLISSDSHIRRANSIFEQEIYNAKLPIKMSNITARTNYDIDKPAQQQEKILIIKDTLRTAGIWQMPGMVF
- the xseB gene encoding exodeoxyribonuclease VII small subunit — protein: MATQSKKFAKNYQILEEINEKLQEQQDNPALLDELAPMLEQASKSYQLCKERIAAAQKFIDEFEGND